Proteins from a genomic interval of Kribbella aluminosa:
- a CDS encoding MerR family transcriptional regulator, which yields MRISDLAAEAGVTVKAVRYYESQGLLKPRREANGYRAYDADDVLVVREVKALLSLGLTAEQTYPFIECLRAGNARADVCPASLTAYRTRIADVDRRIAELTDLRARLTDLLTDAESWRKNP from the coding sequence ATGCGGATCAGTGATCTGGCGGCCGAGGCCGGGGTGACGGTCAAGGCGGTGCGATACTACGAGTCGCAAGGGCTGCTCAAGCCGCGCCGGGAGGCCAACGGGTACCGGGCGTACGACGCGGACGACGTGCTGGTGGTGCGTGAGGTGAAGGCGTTGCTGAGCCTCGGGCTGACGGCCGAGCAGACGTATCCGTTCATCGAGTGCCTGCGGGCCGGCAACGCCCGCGCGGACGTCTGCCCGGCGTCGCTGACGGCGTACCGGACCCGGATCGCCGACGTGGACCGGCGGATCGCCGAGCTCACCGACCTGCGGGCGCGGCTGACCGACCTCCTGACCGATGCCGAGAGCTGGAGGAAGAACCCATGA
- the trxA gene encoding thioredoxin, whose product MTDLRSVDQTTFRDQVLRSEKPVLVDFWAQWCPPCHQIAPVLAQIAAERADQLTVVKLNSDENPTIAANYRVMALPTLALFHRGELIWSVVGARPKHKLLKELDDALLTAV is encoded by the coding sequence ATGACCGACCTGCGGAGCGTTGACCAGACCACGTTCAGGGACCAGGTACTGCGGTCCGAAAAGCCTGTCCTGGTGGACTTCTGGGCGCAGTGGTGCCCGCCGTGCCACCAGATCGCGCCGGTGCTCGCGCAGATCGCCGCCGAGCGCGCGGACCAGCTGACCGTGGTGAAGCTCAACTCCGACGAGAACCCGACGATCGCCGCGAACTACCGGGTGATGGCGCTCCCCACCCTCGCCCTGTTCCACCGCGGCGAGCTGATCTGGTCCGTCGTCGGCGCCCGCCCGAAGCACAAGCTCCTGAAGGAACTCGACGACGCGCTACTGACCGCCGTATAA
- a CDS encoding nuclear transport factor 2 family protein, producing the protein MSTNEELSELEELLWKANREGDGGFYQRYLRDDAIAVTRFGIIDKATAVPGITANHNPYLTTDRTEERVVVVDEHTAIVTYHVAVTVLVDGNEVQAPSYASTVWTNRSGEWLVAFHQQTALYGGQ; encoded by the coding sequence ATGTCGACGAACGAGGAGCTCTCGGAGCTCGAGGAACTGTTGTGGAAGGCGAACCGGGAGGGGGACGGTGGGTTCTACCAGCGGTACTTGCGGGACGACGCGATCGCGGTCACCAGGTTCGGGATCATCGACAAGGCCACCGCGGTCCCGGGGATCACGGCCAACCACAATCCGTACCTGACGACGGATCGTACCGAGGAGCGGGTGGTCGTCGTGGACGAGCACACGGCGATCGTCACGTACCACGTCGCCGTGACGGTGCTTGTCGACGGCAACGAAGTGCAGGCACCGTCGTACGCGAGCACCGTCTGGACCAACCGATCCGGTGAGTGGCTGGTCGCCTTCCACCAGCAGACGGCGTTATACGGCGGTCAGTAG
- a CDS encoding CopG family transcriptional regulator has protein sequence MVDDVGKKVQFNVYLPPGLVRRVKHKAIDDGASLSALVEQALAEYLDNHGEARG, from the coding sequence ATGGTGGACGATGTGGGCAAGAAGGTGCAGTTCAACGTGTACTTGCCGCCAGGGCTGGTGCGGCGGGTGAAGCACAAGGCGATCGACGACGGCGCGAGTCTGTCGGCGTTGGTGGAGCAGGCGTTGGCGGAATATCTGGACAACCATGGGGAGGCCCGGGGATGA
- a CDS encoding VOC family protein, translating into MTGVVIRPLRFTDDVDAMRAFLEGLGLRSRIESERGGWVDMQAGRGMVALHDAASSSTGGQAGQTSLTFEAEKLDELVERLEQAGFGDASVFDEAYGRVLSVTGPDGAVIWVDERSEDMYGYKLYDARPDDRLSVTPYLAGADEPAWRAFLAAMGVDATVRFGPGAEFAVRLDLSTTEDLADVQERVRGIRTEAGLEITDPDGQLVVVHG; encoded by the coding sequence ATGACCGGCGTGGTGATCAGGCCGTTGCGGTTCACGGACGACGTGGACGCGATGCGGGCGTTCCTGGAAGGGCTCGGACTGCGGTCGCGGATCGAGTCAGAGCGGGGTGGGTGGGTGGACATGCAGGCGGGGCGCGGCATGGTCGCGTTGCACGATGCGGCGTCGAGCTCGACCGGTGGGCAGGCGGGGCAGACGTCGTTGACGTTCGAGGCGGAGAAGCTCGACGAGTTGGTCGAGCGGCTGGAGCAGGCCGGGTTCGGCGACGCGTCGGTGTTCGACGAGGCGTACGGCCGGGTGCTGTCGGTCACCGGCCCGGACGGAGCCGTGATCTGGGTCGACGAGCGTAGCGAGGACATGTACGGCTACAAGCTGTACGACGCGCGCCCGGACGACCGGCTGTCCGTGACGCCGTACCTGGCTGGAGCCGACGAGCCCGCGTGGCGCGCGTTCCTGGCGGCGATGGGCGTGGATGCGACGGTCCGGTTCGGCCCGGGCGCCGAGTTCGCCGTACGCCTCGACCTGTCCACGACCGAGGACCTGGCCGACGTACAGGAGCGCGTCCGGGGCATCCGCACCGAGGCCGGCCTGGAGATCACCGACCCGGACGGTCAGCTCGTCGTGGTGCACGGATGA
- a CDS encoding GNAT family N-acetyltransferase, with protein sequence MIRRAELSDVDAVRAIGVRTWPVAYGGLVADGFITDGLAQWWSRETVERGITTGVTLVAEDGDELVGMTGLGRQGDFWVMWKLYVLPGHQGRGIGKALLDAAVAALPEGTPELLLDVLVTNEKAIGFYRSQGFGEPRRVPDRELGDDLMWMSLDLDRT encoded by the coding sequence ATGATCCGCCGGGCCGAGCTGTCCGACGTCGACGCGGTCCGCGCGATCGGTGTGCGGACCTGGCCGGTCGCGTACGGCGGGTTGGTCGCGGACGGGTTCATCACCGACGGACTCGCGCAGTGGTGGTCCCGCGAGACGGTCGAGCGCGGCATCACGACCGGCGTCACCCTGGTCGCCGAGGACGGTGACGAGCTCGTCGGCATGACCGGGCTCGGCCGCCAGGGCGACTTCTGGGTGATGTGGAAGCTGTACGTCCTGCCCGGGCACCAGGGCAGGGGGATCGGCAAGGCCTTGCTCGACGCGGCGGTCGCGGCGCTCCCGGAAGGTACGCCGGAGCTGCTGCTCGACGTTCTCGTGACGAACGAGAAGGCGATCGGCTTCTACCGCTCGCAGGGCTTCGGCGAGCCGCGCCGGGTGCCGGACCGTGAGCTCGGCGACGACCTGATGTGGATGAGCCTTGACCTCGACCGCACCTGA
- a CDS encoding GNAT family N-acetyltransferase, whose protein sequence is MGVRVLGPRDLAAARAVIARDPVVNVFVDSLVQASGLDPRRGAEVWGYVEKGALEALCHAGGNMVPVGADDAALRAFAAYALRRGRNCFQILGPARAVDQLWTVLEPHWGPARDVRDDQPFMVIEGAPAIAPDPLVRAVEPVELPILYPACVAMYTEEVGVPPQTGPDGTFYRSRVAELIRAGRAFARIEDGRVVFKAEVGSVGTGVCQIQGVWVDPEYRGRGLAAPGMAAVVELARQIAPVVTLYVNAFNLPARAAYERVGFRTVETFATILF, encoded by the coding sequence GTGGGCGTACGGGTTCTCGGTCCTCGCGACCTCGCGGCGGCGCGTGCGGTCATCGCCCGCGATCCGGTGGTGAACGTGTTCGTGGACAGCCTCGTACAGGCGTCCGGACTCGATCCGCGGCGCGGTGCCGAGGTCTGGGGGTACGTCGAGAAGGGTGCGCTCGAGGCGCTCTGTCATGCCGGCGGGAACATGGTTCCGGTCGGCGCGGACGATGCCGCGCTGCGGGCGTTCGCGGCGTACGCGCTGCGGCGTGGGCGGAACTGTTTCCAGATCCTCGGGCCGGCCCGCGCGGTCGACCAGCTGTGGACGGTCCTGGAGCCGCACTGGGGCCCGGCCCGCGACGTGCGCGACGACCAGCCGTTCATGGTGATCGAGGGCGCGCCGGCCATCGCGCCGGATCCGCTGGTCCGCGCGGTGGAGCCGGTCGAGCTGCCGATCCTGTACCCGGCGTGCGTCGCGATGTACACCGAGGAGGTCGGCGTACCGCCGCAGACCGGGCCGGACGGGACGTTCTACCGGTCCAGGGTCGCGGAGCTGATCCGCGCCGGGCGGGCGTTCGCTCGGATCGAGGACGGGCGGGTGGTGTTCAAGGCCGAGGTCGGCTCGGTCGGCACCGGGGTCTGCCAGATCCAGGGCGTCTGGGTGGATCCGGAGTACCGCGGCCGCGGGCTCGCCGCGCCCGGGATGGCCGCCGTCGTGGAGCTGGCCCGGCAGATCGCGCCGGTCGTGACCCTGTACGTGAACGCCTTCAACCTGCCGGCCCGGGCGGCGTACGAACGGGTCGGCTTCCGCACCGTCGAGACCTTCGCCACCATCCTGTTCTAA
- a CDS encoding DoxX family protein — protein MASRSTKGLAALFGVLGTLHFVKPEPFEAIVPKVLPRKKELVYASGVAELACAAGLLHPRTRRLAGLASAGLLVAVFPANVQMAADLRTKGSRTAQAIAFARLPLQLPLIRWALKAARE, from the coding sequence ATGGCATCGCGCAGTACGAAAGGTCTGGCCGCTCTGTTCGGCGTGCTCGGGACGCTGCATTTCGTCAAACCCGAGCCGTTCGAGGCGATCGTGCCGAAGGTGCTGCCGCGGAAGAAGGAGCTCGTCTACGCGTCCGGCGTGGCGGAGCTGGCATGCGCGGCGGGGCTGCTGCACCCGCGGACGCGGCGGCTTGCCGGGCTGGCCAGCGCCGGGCTGCTGGTCGCGGTGTTCCCGGCGAACGTCCAGATGGCCGCGGACCTGCGCACGAAGGGGTCCCGGACGGCTCAAGCGATCGCTTTCGCGCGGCTGCCCTTGCAGCTGCCGCTGATCCGGTGGGCGCTGAAGGCTGCCCGCGAATGA
- a CDS encoding proline--tRNA ligase — MILRMSSLFLRTLREDPADAEVPSHKLLVRAGYIRRTAPGIYTWLPLGLRVLRNVERIVREEMDAIGAQELVFPALLPREPYEATGRWTEYGPNLFRLKDRKGADMLLGPTHEEMFTLVVKDLYSSYKDLPLSIYQIQNKYRDEARPRAGVLRGREFVMKDSYSFDVDDDGLAASYELHRSAYIRIFDRLGFDYVIVQAMSGAMGGSRSEEFLAIAQNGEDTFVRSPGGYAANVEAVVVPQSAPVDASAVPAAEVVDTPDTPTIDTLVDALNAKHGRTDGREWTAADTLKNVLVMLLHPDGTREPLAIGVPGDRAIDEKRLGAQVEPAEVVAFEEADFEKYPSLAKGYIGPGVLGADNTSGIRYLLDPRVAEGSAWVTGADKSGFHVINLVHGRDFTADGTIQAAEVRDGDQAPDGSGALETARGIEMGHIFQLGRKYADALDLKVLDQNGKLVTVTMGSYGVGVTRAVAAVAEGNHDDLGLIWPRELAPADVHLVATGKDKEVFDKAAEIAAELEARGLTVLYDDREKVSPGVKFKDAELLGVPTIAVVGKGLTDGTIEVKDRRTGNRTDVPVAEVVDHLVTTVRS; from the coding sequence GTGATTTTGCGTATGTCGTCGTTGTTCCTCCGCACCCTTCGCGAGGACCCGGCGGACGCGGAGGTCCCGAGCCACAAGCTGCTCGTCCGCGCCGGCTACATCCGCCGTACGGCGCCCGGTATCTACACCTGGCTGCCGCTCGGCCTGCGGGTGCTGCGGAACGTGGAGCGGATCGTCCGCGAGGAGATGGACGCGATCGGCGCGCAGGAGCTGGTGTTCCCGGCGCTGCTGCCCCGTGAGCCCTACGAGGCGACCGGCCGCTGGACGGAGTACGGGCCGAATCTGTTCCGGCTGAAGGACCGCAAGGGCGCGGACATGCTGCTCGGCCCGACGCACGAGGAGATGTTCACGCTGGTCGTGAAGGACCTCTACTCGTCGTACAAGGACCTGCCGCTGTCGATCTACCAGATCCAGAACAAGTACCGCGACGAGGCGCGGCCGCGGGCCGGCGTGCTGCGCGGGCGCGAGTTCGTCATGAAGGACTCGTACTCGTTCGACGTCGACGACGACGGGCTCGCCGCGTCGTACGAGCTGCACCGCTCGGCGTACATCAGGATCTTCGACCGGCTCGGGTTCGACTACGTGATCGTGCAGGCGATGTCCGGCGCGATGGGCGGGTCCCGGTCCGAGGAGTTCCTGGCGATCGCGCAGAACGGTGAGGACACCTTCGTCCGTTCGCCGGGCGGGTACGCCGCGAACGTCGAGGCCGTCGTGGTGCCGCAGTCGGCGCCGGTCGACGCGTCCGCCGTACCGGCCGCCGAGGTCGTCGACACGCCGGACACGCCGACCATCGACACGCTGGTGGACGCGCTGAACGCGAAGCACGGCCGCACCGACGGGCGCGAGTGGACCGCTGCGGACACGCTGAAGAACGTGCTCGTGATGCTGCTGCACCCCGACGGCACCCGCGAGCCGCTGGCGATCGGCGTCCCCGGGGACCGCGCGATCGACGAGAAGCGGCTCGGTGCGCAGGTGGAGCCGGCCGAGGTGGTGGCGTTCGAGGAGGCGGACTTCGAGAAGTACCCGTCGCTGGCGAAGGGGTACATCGGCCCGGGTGTGCTCGGCGCCGACAACACCTCGGGGATCCGGTATCTGCTGGACCCGCGGGTGGCCGAGGGTTCCGCGTGGGTGACCGGTGCGGACAAGTCCGGCTTCCACGTGATCAACCTCGTGCACGGGCGGGACTTCACCGCGGACGGCACGATCCAGGCCGCAGAGGTCCGCGACGGCGACCAGGCGCCCGACGGTTCGGGTGCGCTGGAGACCGCGCGCGGGATCGAGATGGGGCACATCTTCCAGCTCGGCCGTAAGTACGCCGACGCGCTCGACCTGAAGGTCCTGGACCAGAACGGCAAGCTCGTCACCGTGACCATGGGGTCGTACGGCGTCGGCGTGACCCGTGCGGTGGCCGCGGTCGCGGAGGGGAACCACGACGACCTCGGCCTGATCTGGCCGCGCGAGCTGGCGCCCGCCGACGTCCATCTGGTTGCTACGGGCAAGGACAAGGAGGTCTTCGACAAGGCCGCGGAGATCGCCGCCGAGTTGGAGGCCCGCGGTCTGACCGTGCTGTACGACGACCGCGAGAAGGTCTCCCCAGGCGTCAAGTTCAAGGACGCGGAGCTGCTCGGCGTCCCCACCATCGCCGTAGTCGGCAAGGGCCTCACCGACGGCACCATCGAAGTCAAGGACCGCCGCACCGGCAACCGCACCGACGTCCCCGTCGCAGAAGTCGTCGACCACCTGGTAACCACAGTCCGCAGCTGA
- a CDS encoding FAD-binding oxidoreductase, whose protein sequence is MNEFVVALGGLDELRAVVVGEVLVDGDAGYPEAGRVMMNAGRPRVVVRCVGAGDVVAALRYAEGNDLPVAVRSGGHHAAGFGTNDGGVVIDVRGMDDVRVLPDDVVRVGTGATWGHVAGRLGELGLAISSGDTASVGVGGLMAGGGIGWMVRKHGLAIDNVVGAEVVTADGAVRRVDAATEPELFWGLRGAAGGLGVVTSYDITAVRQPTVHFGTLLYPWTQAEQVLKGWSEYAADAPEGLTSSLQLAPTMMADRQVPLAIQLCSTDEALLEPLRHLGSLITEKVAEVPYADVFVDMAMPSEWRPRIRNGFYATWSDALTTKLLEARPRIPGLAIEIRALGGAYGAMPADGTAFAHRDARFLVNSVLMGSPGQQGPQQPKDFDALWRSLEPDGAYLNFLSDPTEADLDACFPEPHRKRLAALKQSVDPGHVFRNPLTVPPRPEWTGGRRHLMRWAMRSRR, encoded by the coding sequence ATGAACGAATTTGTGGTGGCCCTGGGTGGGCTCGACGAGTTGCGGGCGGTTGTGGTGGGGGAGGTGCTCGTCGACGGGGACGCTGGGTATCCGGAGGCGGGGCGGGTGATGATGAATGCGGGCAGGCCGCGGGTTGTGGTGCGGTGTGTGGGGGCGGGAGACGTGGTGGCGGCGCTGCGGTATGCCGAGGGCAACGATCTGCCGGTTGCGGTGCGGAGCGGCGGGCATCACGCGGCCGGGTTCGGGACGAACGACGGCGGGGTGGTGATCGACGTACGAGGAATGGACGACGTGCGGGTACTGCCGGACGACGTCGTGCGGGTCGGTACCGGCGCCACCTGGGGTCACGTCGCGGGGCGGCTCGGCGAGCTGGGGCTGGCGATCTCGTCGGGTGACACCGCGAGCGTCGGCGTCGGCGGGCTGATGGCCGGCGGCGGCATCGGGTGGATGGTCCGCAAGCACGGGCTGGCGATCGACAACGTGGTCGGGGCCGAAGTGGTGACCGCCGACGGCGCGGTACGCCGGGTCGACGCCGCCACCGAGCCGGAGCTGTTCTGGGGCCTCCGCGGCGCCGCGGGCGGCCTCGGCGTGGTCACGTCGTACGACATCACCGCCGTGCGGCAGCCGACCGTCCACTTCGGCACCCTGCTGTACCCGTGGACACAGGCGGAGCAGGTGCTCAAGGGCTGGTCGGAGTACGCCGCCGACGCGCCGGAAGGGCTCACATCCTCGCTGCAGCTGGCCCCGACGATGATGGCGGATCGGCAGGTCCCGCTCGCGATCCAGCTCTGTTCGACGGACGAGGCGCTCCTCGAACCGCTGCGGCACCTCGGCTCGCTGATCACCGAGAAGGTCGCCGAGGTCCCGTACGCCGACGTGTTCGTCGACATGGCGATGCCGTCCGAGTGGCGCCCGCGGATCCGCAACGGCTTCTACGCCACGTGGTCGGACGCCCTGACCACGAAGCTGCTCGAGGCCCGTCCCCGGATCCCCGGGCTCGCGATCGAGATCCGGGCACTCGGCGGCGCGTACGGCGCGATGCCCGCGGACGGCACCGCGTTCGCGCACCGGGACGCGCGGTTCCTGGTGAACTCGGTGCTGATGGGATCACCCGGGCAGCAAGGACCCCAGCAGCCGAAGGACTTCGACGCGCTGTGGCGATCGCTGGAGCCGGACGGTGCGTACCTGAACTTCCTGTCCGACCCGACCGAGGCCGACCTCGACGCCTGCTTCCCGGAGCCGCACCGCAAGCGGCTGGCCGCGCTCAAGCAGTCCGTCGACCCGGGCCACGTGTTCCGCAACCCGCTCACCGTCCCGCCGCGCCCCGAATGGACCGGCGGCCGCCGTCACCTGATGAGGTGGGCGATGCGTTCGCGCAGGTAG
- a CDS encoding RNA polymerase sigma factor — MSEVEAAIRAAAPRALAALVRRYDAFDQCEDSVQEALLEAFVRWRENGVPEQPIGWLISVATRRMMDGWRRDNARRQRELNDFLRAADPDPEDYHEDTDDTVRLLVLCCHPALTPASQIALTLRSVGGLTTAEVAAALLVGETTVAQRISRAKRQIAGARFELPTAEEYDVRLRAVLQVLYLIFNEGHTASAGSSLQRVDLADEALRITRLLHRSVGGSGEVTGLLALMILTHARRDARTGPGGSLIPADRQDRSRWYAGEIAEGTRLVEEALRAGAVGPYQLEAAIAAVHSEAESVETTDWIQIAGLYRLLERVDPSPMVTLGAAVAVAMTEGPGRRHRDRRRAGRRPVRR, encoded by the coding sequence GTGAGCGAGGTCGAGGCCGCGATCCGGGCCGCCGCGCCGCGGGCACTGGCCGCGTTGGTCCGGCGGTACGACGCGTTCGACCAGTGCGAGGACTCCGTCCAGGAGGCGCTGCTGGAGGCGTTCGTGCGGTGGCGCGAGAACGGCGTACCGGAGCAGCCGATCGGGTGGCTGATCAGCGTGGCGACCCGGCGGATGATGGACGGCTGGCGGCGGGACAACGCGCGGCGGCAGCGCGAGCTGAACGACTTCCTGCGGGCGGCGGATCCCGATCCGGAGGACTACCACGAGGACACCGACGACACCGTGCGGCTGCTCGTGCTCTGCTGCCATCCGGCGCTCACCCCGGCCTCGCAGATCGCGCTCACGCTGCGGTCGGTCGGCGGTCTCACGACGGCCGAGGTGGCGGCCGCGCTGCTGGTCGGCGAGACGACCGTGGCGCAGCGGATCAGCCGGGCCAAGCGGCAGATCGCCGGCGCGCGCTTCGAGTTGCCGACGGCCGAGGAGTACGACGTACGGCTCCGCGCGGTGCTGCAGGTGCTGTACCTGATCTTCAACGAAGGTCACACCGCCAGCGCGGGCTCGTCGTTGCAGCGCGTGGATCTCGCGGACGAAGCGCTCCGGATCACGCGGCTGCTGCACCGGTCCGTCGGTGGGTCGGGCGAGGTCACCGGGCTGCTCGCGCTGATGATCCTCACCCACGCCCGCCGCGACGCGCGCACCGGTCCGGGCGGCAGCCTGATCCCCGCCGACCGGCAGGACCGTTCCCGCTGGTACGCCGGCGAGATCGCCGAAGGCACCCGCCTGGTCGAGGAGGCGCTCCGCGCCGGCGCCGTCGGCCCGTACCAGCTGGAGGCCGCGATCGCCGCCGTACACAGCGAGGCCGAATCGGTCGAGACCACCGACTGGATCCAGATCGCCGGCCTCTACCGGCTCCTCGAACGCGTCGACCCGAGTCCGATGGTGACGCTCGGCGCGGCCGTAGCGGTCGCGATGACCGAAGGGCCCGGACGCCGGCATCGCGATCGTCGAAGGGCTGGCCGACGACCGGTACGTAGGTGA
- a CDS encoding YciI family protein codes for MKFLLLIHNNAEALEGFTEQQLMEMSGGPKHIAELARDLLKTGELVSVLALEEPGPSKEVQLVAGTPVVSDRPFLETKEYLAGAMVLNCTSPERALEIAALIPLAQFRRVEFREIRLDQDDFLAGLNEL; via the coding sequence GTGAAGTTTCTCTTGCTGATCCACAACAACGCCGAAGCACTCGAAGGTTTCACCGAGCAGCAGTTGATGGAGATGTCCGGTGGACCGAAGCACATCGCCGAGCTGGCCCGCGACCTGCTGAAGACGGGTGAGCTGGTGTCGGTCCTCGCGCTGGAGGAGCCCGGACCGTCCAAGGAGGTCCAACTGGTCGCCGGTACGCCGGTCGTCTCGGACCGGCCGTTCCTGGAGACGAAGGAGTACCTGGCCGGCGCGATGGTGCTGAACTGCACCTCGCCCGAGCGGGCGCTGGAGATCGCGGCGCTGATCCCGCTCGCGCAGTTCCGGCGCGTCGAGTTCCGGGAGATCCGGCTCGACCAGGACGACTTCCTCGCGGGGCTCAACGAGTTGTGA
- a CDS encoding sulfite exporter TauE/SafE family protein: MPDVSLLTLLFLVIAAFAAGWIDAVVGGGGLLQLPAMLLGLPNASPAQILSTNKISSLCGTTTSAVAFGVKVRPDRKTVLPLAILAGLGAAAGALVATRIPMSWFKPIVLVLLVVVAIYTAMKPSLGARTALRFDGRDHYLAAAGVGVLIGFYDGAVGPGTGSFLIFALVGLLGYNFLQASAKAKIANVATNLGAILVFALHGAPLWGLGLIMGAANMLGGLLGARTAVARGSRFVRVIFLVVVSALILRLAYDVFFA, translated from the coding sequence GTGCCTGATGTTTCCTTGCTGACGTTGCTGTTTCTGGTGATCGCGGCCTTCGCGGCGGGGTGGATCGACGCGGTGGTCGGCGGCGGTGGGCTGCTGCAGCTGCCCGCGATGCTGCTCGGTCTGCCGAACGCTTCGCCCGCGCAGATCCTGTCCACCAACAAGATCTCGTCGCTGTGCGGTACGACGACCAGCGCGGTCGCGTTCGGTGTCAAGGTGCGTCCGGACCGTAAAACCGTGCTGCCGTTGGCGATTCTGGCCGGCCTCGGTGCCGCGGCCGGTGCGCTCGTCGCGACCAGGATCCCGATGTCCTGGTTCAAGCCGATCGTGCTGGTGCTGCTCGTCGTGGTCGCGATCTACACCGCGATGAAGCCGTCGCTCGGCGCCCGTACGGCGTTGCGCTTCGACGGCCGCGACCACTACCTGGCCGCGGCCGGTGTCGGCGTACTGATCGGCTTCTACGACGGCGCGGTCGGGCCTGGGACCGGGTCGTTCCTGATCTTCGCGCTGGTCGGCCTGCTCGGGTACAACTTCCTGCAGGCCAGCGCGAAGGCGAAGATCGCCAACGTGGCCACGAACCTTGGCGCGATCCTGGTCTTCGCCCTGCACGGCGCGCCGCTCTGGGGACTCGGCCTGATCATGGGTGCGGCCAACATGCTCGGCGGCCTGCTCGGTGCCCGGACCGCGGTCGCCCGCGGCAGCCGGTTCGTCCGGGTGATCTTCCTGGTGGTGGTCTCCGCGCTGATCCTGCGACTCGCCTACGACGTGTTCTTCGCGTGA
- a CDS encoding class I SAM-dependent methyltransferase translates to MVDYDGRMSSVYVAGRRISPAEVARWTTAFAAYVPERRPLDVLDLGSGTGRFTPGLAAEFGGRVYGVEPADRMREVAEPGPGVSYLKGSAEDIPLPEASVDLVLMFLTFHHWTDPLHGLREVRRVLRPGGVALLRTQFSDLMPDLFWYRYFPSARVVDAAMYCTVAEARALAVEAGLVPDADVVRITGEDPRTVRATYERLSVRALSTFEHLPEGETEAGFARFAADVEQDPERVLPVHEATMLVLTRPR, encoded by the coding sequence ATGGTCGACTACGACGGTCGGATGAGCAGCGTGTACGTCGCGGGCCGGCGGATCTCGCCGGCCGAGGTGGCGCGGTGGACGACCGCGTTCGCGGCGTACGTGCCGGAACGGCGGCCGTTGGACGTGCTCGATCTCGGCAGCGGTACGGGACGGTTCACGCCGGGTCTGGCGGCCGAGTTCGGCGGGCGGGTGTATGGCGTGGAGCCGGCGGACCGGATGCGGGAGGTGGCGGAGCCGGGGCCCGGGGTGAGCTATCTGAAGGGCAGCGCCGAGGACATTCCGTTGCCTGAGGCATCGGTTGACCTGGTGCTGATGTTCCTCACGTTCCACCACTGGACGGATCCGCTGCACGGGCTCCGGGAGGTGCGGCGGGTGTTGCGGCCCGGGGGAGTTGCGTTGCTGCGGACGCAGTTCTCGGACCTGATGCCGGACCTGTTCTGGTACCGGTACTTCCCGTCGGCGCGGGTGGTCGACGCGGCGATGTACTGCACGGTGGCCGAGGCACGGGCGCTCGCCGTCGAGGCGGGGCTGGTGCCGGACGCGGACGTCGTGCGGATCACCGGGGAGGACCCGCGGACGGTGCGGGCGACGTACGAGCGGTTGAGTGTGCGGGCGTTGTCGACGTTCGAGCATCTGCCGGAGGGGGAGACCGAGGCCGGGTTCGCGCGGTTCGCGGCGGACGTGGAGCAGGATCCGGAGCGGGTGCTGCCGGTGCACGAGGCGACGATGCTGGTGCTCACACGTCCCAGGTGA